One genomic region from Candidatus Latescibacterota bacterium encodes:
- a CDS encoding aldehyde dehydrogenase family protein: MVQNMKMLIAGKWVDSGDTIDVKDPLDNTVIDTVPSGTAKDIDAAITAAVEGYKINRALPVHERISILRKTADIIEANLEDFAKTIAMEGSKTIREARGEAARAAMTIMISAEEARRVVGETIPFSSSPGSENRQGYYFRFPIGVIAAITPFNDPLNLVAHKLGPAIAGGNSVVLKPATVTPLSALKLCEAMMEAGLPANILNCVTGYGAKIGDALVTDPRVRMVSFTGGVEAGQEIVKKAGLKKIGMELGSNTPVIVCADCDLEQAVANSVSGAFWAAGQNCIGVQRIYIEKDIYKKFETLFVSRTRQYKVGPKMEEDCDMGPMINEGEAKRIEKWVNDAVAKGARVLIGGTRNGAIYDPTVLADVPPGSTLDKQEVFAPTVNLYPVDNLDEAIAKANDVDFGLHAGIFTSSIDNAFKAIQEVEVGGIIINDSSDYRIDMMPFGGVKNSGLGREGIKFALQEMTEPKVVCFNL, encoded by the coding sequence ATGGTACAGAATATGAAGATGTTGATTGCTGGAAAATGGGTAGACTCTGGTGACACGATCGATGTGAAGGATCCTCTCGACAATACCGTCATCGATACGGTTCCGAGTGGTACGGCGAAGGATATCGACGCCGCGATAACAGCGGCGGTCGAAGGGTACAAGATAAATCGCGCGCTGCCAGTCCACGAGAGGATATCGATCCTCAGGAAGACGGCCGATATCATCGAGGCGAATCTGGAGGATTTCGCTAAGACGATCGCGATGGAGGGAAGCAAGACGATCCGCGAGGCCCGCGGGGAGGCCGCACGCGCTGCCATGACGATCATGATCTCGGCCGAGGAGGCCAGGAGAGTGGTCGGAGAGACTATACCATTCTCATCGAGCCCCGGTTCGGAGAACAGGCAGGGATACTATTTCAGGTTCCCGATCGGCGTGATCGCGGCTATCACTCCTTTCAACGACCCGCTCAATCTTGTCGCGCACAAGCTCGGGCCGGCGATTGCCGGAGGAAACTCCGTAGTGCTGAAGCCAGCGACCGTGACTCCACTTTCAGCGCTCAAGCTCTGTGAGGCTATGATGGAAGCGGGCCTTCCCGCCAACATCCTGAACTGTGTCACCGGTTATGGAGCGAAGATAGGAGATGCCCTGGTCACAGATCCTCGCGTGCGCATGGTGAGCTTTACAGGTGGCGTGGAGGCCGGGCAGGAGATCGTTAAAAAGGCGGGGCTGAAGAAGATCGGGATGGAACTCGGATCGAACACTCCTGTCATCGTCTGTGCTGACTGTGACCTCGAACAGGCCGTTGCGAACAGTGTGTCGGGTGCCTTCTGGGCTGCCGGGCAGAACTGTATCGGCGTTCAGAGGATCTACATAGAGAAAGATATCTACAAGAAATTCGAGACCCTGTTTGTATCGCGCACCAGGCAGTATAAGGTCGGGCCGAAAATGGAAGAGGACTGCGATATGGGTCCTATGATCAACGAAGGCGAGGCCAAGCGGATCGAAAAATGGGTGAACGACGCTGTCGCGAAGGGCGCGCGTGTGCTCATCGGTGGTACCAGGAATGGTGCCATCTATGATCCGACCGTGCTGGCCGATGTGCCTCCCGGATCGACGCTCGACAAGCAGGAGGTCTTTGCGCCTACGGTGAACCTCTATCCGGTCGATAATCTCGACGAAGCCATCGCGAAGGCGAACGATGTTGATTTCGGGCTCCACGCCGGAATATTCACCAGCAGTATCGACAACGCGTTCAAGGCGATCCAGGAAGTAGAGGTCGGAGGGATAATCATCAACGACTCATCCGATTACAGGATCGATATGATGCCTTTCGGCGGAGTGAAGAACAGTGGCCTCGGCCGCGAAGGGATCAAGTTTGCCCTGCAGGAGATGACAGAGCCGAAAGTGGTCTGCTTTAATCTGTAG